CCAGGGCAGAACAGTGGACTTTGAAACCTTCGGCCTCAGCACCTTTTCGGCCAAGCAGCTCTACGATTTTGCAACTTCTGATAAAAGACCGGCAAACAACGGAAATCTTTACTGCTGGTATACCAGCTCTTTCGGCCCCTATACACTGGCTCCGGGAGACTCAGTCAGAATCGTTTTAGCTGAAGTTGCAGGCGTTATGGATATGCACCAGGTGCAGATGGGCGACCCGAACCACTGGTTCCCCGATAGTACAATTGCTGCCATAAGGCGCCATGCCGCAACAGCAAGAAACGCCGTCAAGTGGGGCATAAACGGCAATGCGAATGGCATTAATATGGCAGCCGATGTTCCGGATGCTCCCCCGGCACCCGACTGCAGGGCTACAAACGCTTCCAAAGGCTCTGATTCGGCTATAGTCGCAGTACAATGGGATAAGCTGGCTGAAGAAACAAAGTATACAGACGGATCGGGCGGAATTTTCTTCGACGGATCCACAGACGTCAGCGGCTACAGAATCTACCGAGGCAACGATAAAAGAGGCATTTGGGACCTGGTTGCCGATATCCCAAGAAATGAATTCCAGAATTACTGGAGAGCTGACCTGAACAAATATGAATACCTCGATAGAAAACTGCAGTTCGGCTTTGAATTTTACTACTACGTGCAGGCTTATAACTCAACACCCAAACCATGGACATCTGTAAACGGAACCAAGGTGTCAGGGCTACAGGAGCTTTCCAGCGATGACGTTAACCGTACACCGCTAGTCTCGGCAAAACCGGGACCGCTTGATATAACAAAGGGCTGGGATGTCTTTGCAGCACCTAACCCCTACATCGAGGGCGATCCTAATCATAGCTTCGGCGAACCGACACCAAGGAAAATTGAATTCAGAAATCTGCCCGAAAAGGCAACAATTAAAATCTATACACTTTCAGGAGACCTTATTAAAACTCTCCAGCACGGGCCTGACGTAAACGGAAACCTATACGGCAGCATCTCCTGGGACCAGCGCTCAGAGTCGGGACTCCTCGTTGCTCCCGGACTTTATATCTATGTCGTTCAGTCTCAGACAGAGGGTACCATGGGAAGCAAGTTTACGGGTAAACTGATGATCATTAGATAAATGGCGTCTCTGAAGAAAAATTAAAGCCCGGCTCTTTTTATGCCGGGCCTCGAAGTAAGCAACTGGAGGAACATAAATTGAAAACGAAATTTTTTATAATAATAATTCTGCTCCTGGCAATAAATGGATTGGTCCCGGCGCAGTTTAATAAAGCCGGACGCACGACTTTTCAGTTCCTTAAGATCGGCGTCGGCGGCCGTGCTGCTGCTATGGGCGAGGCTACAATTGCCAGTACTCAGGATATTAACTCAGTATACTGGAACCCTGCAGGACTTACAGGCATCCAAAACCTTGAGGCTGGTGTAAACTATACAAAGTGGATCGCAGACCTGAGCGTTACAAGTGCCGCTGTTGGATATAACTTCGGCCCTGCCGTGATTGCCGTAAACTATATGGGATTAAGCTACGGCAATATTCAGGAGGCACTTACTACCAGCACTACGGGCAAGGTCGATACCAGAACCGGCGGTACATTTACAGGCAGCGACCTGGCCTTAGGCCTTACGCTTGCCCGCCGCTTTACAGACCAGCTCTCAATCGGCGTTAATGTCAAATACCTCAGGGAGGACCTTTATACATATAAAACTTCGCTCTGGGCAATGGACGTGGGAACATACTACGACACGCAGTGGAAAGGTGTCCGCATAGCTATGACGGCACAGAACTTTTCAAAACAGGCCCGCTGGATGTATACTAAGGAAGAAAACCAGCAGTCATTTGAACTTCCCCTCGTCTTCCGCATCGGTACATCAATCGATCTCTGGGGCGGCGAAGACCTCGTATTTGGAGGTGATGCATCTGTAAATAAACTGACTCTGGATGTCGATGCAATTCATACAAACGATTATGGCGAAAGACTCCATTTAGGAGGCGAATACGTATTCATGAATATGCTCTCACTAAGAGCAGGCTACAGAATGAACTATGAAGAAGGTAACCTCGCTCTGGGAGCAGGCTTTAAGACGGAATTCTCGGGCGTCAAACTGGAAGTCGATTATGCTTACGTAAAATATGACTTCCTCGAGTCCCCGCACCGCTTCTCACTCATTTTTGCATTTTAAGAAAAATTACAAAGAGAGGAATAAACTCATATGGCATTTTCACAAAAACTGGTTAATGGAGAAAAACTTACACCTGAAAGTTTCAGGAAGCCCCCTAAAGAACTGGGCATACTCCCCTTCTGGTTCTGGAACGGTGAGATGAATGAAAAGGAAATGGAATGGCAGATGAAAGAATACCACGACAAGGGTATTCCGGGACTTTTTATCCACGGGCGATTTGGTGAAGAAATAGGCTACCTTTCAGACAAGTGGTTTGACCGCGTAAAGTTTGCCGTAGAAAAAGCCAGGGAAATCGGGCTCGACATATGGATCTACGACGAAATGAACTGGCCCAGCGGTACGGCCGAACGCCAGGTAATTAAAAAATACCCGCACCTTTCACAGAAATATCTTGAACTCGTTGCACTTAACGTAGACGGGCCCCTCTTTACATTCCTTGAGGCAACGGATTCCCGCTACGTCAATACGGGAGACTCACGCCCCATTGCCGCATTTGCGTGCTCGGCTGACGAATATAAAAACGGAATTAAAGAGCTCATCGACCTTACACCCAACCTGTCATTCAATAAGGTGATCCCCTGGGAGGCTCCGGCAGGAAAATGGAAACTCCTCTATTTCCTCGAAAAGGAAGTGCCGTATTACATAGACGCCCTGAACCCTGAATCCACAAACAGATTTATTGAACTTACTCACGACAGATATAAAAATGCCGTTGGAAAAGACTTCGGCACAATCGTCCCCGGCTTCTACACAGATGAGCCGGCAATGCACTACTACCAGGTTGGCGTTGATAATTACGTCGTCCCCTGGTCAAGCCAGATGTTTAAGATCTTCAGGCAGCGCCGCGGCTACGACCTGAGGCCCTACCTGCCGGCGCTTTACGTCGATATGGGT
This portion of the Ignavibacteria bacterium genome encodes:
- a CDS encoding PorV/PorQ family protein, translating into MKTKFFIIIILLLAINGLVPAQFNKAGRTTFQFLKIGVGGRAAAMGEATIASTQDINSVYWNPAGLTGIQNLEAGVNYTKWIADLSVTSAAVGYNFGPAVIAVNYMGLSYGNIQEALTTSTTGKVDTRTGGTFTGSDLALGLTLARRFTDQLSIGVNVKYLREDLYTYKTSLWAMDVGTYYDTQWKGVRIAMTAQNFSKQARWMYTKEENQQSFELPLVFRIGTSIDLWGGEDLVFGGDASVNKLTLDVDAIHTNDYGERLHLGGEYVFMNMLSLRAGYRMNYEEGNLALGAGFKTEFSGVKLEVDYAYVKYDFLESPHRFSLIFAF